A stretch of Castanea sativa cultivar Marrone di Chiusa Pesio chromosome 2, ASM4071231v1 DNA encodes these proteins:
- the LOC142623817 gene encoding uncharacterized protein At4g37920-like isoform X1, whose product MKQKLISLGRKVKKIDGEMERHCELLKEIQDSPTDINAIVARRRKDFTGEFFRYLTLLSETSDSLEDRDAVARLGARCLSAVSAYDNTLDYVDTLEVAQAKFDNILDSPSVDVACEKIKSLAKAKELDSSLILLINSAWASAKESTTMKDEVKDIMHRLYKATKSSLRSIAPKEIKLLKHLLNITDPEERFSALATAFSPGDEHEAKDPNALYTTPKELHKWIKIMLDAYNLSKEDTDIREVKHLTQPVVIQRLFILKETIEEEYLESSRFQDSKTEGTTKSEEL is encoded by the exons ATGAAGCAAAAATTGATCTCACTAGGAAGAAAAGTGAAGAAG ATTGATGGTGAAATGGAACGTCATTGTGAACTTCTGAAGGAGATCCAAGATAGCCCAACTGACATTAATGCCATTGTTGCACGGCGGCGCAAAGACTTCACAGGGGAATTTTTTCGCTACCTCACTCTACTGTCGGAGACTTCTGACAGTTTGGAGGACCGTGATG CCGTGGCAAGACTGGGGGCCAGATGCTTGTCTGCTGTCAGTGCTTATGATAATACACTGGATTATGTGGATACGTTAGAGGTTGCTCAGGCCAAATTTGATAATATCCTCGACTCTCCTTCAGTGGATGTGGCATGTGAGAAGATTAAAAGCCTTGCCAAGGCAAAGGAGCTAGATTCCTCATTGATCTTGTTGATAAACAGTGCTTGGGCTTCTGCAAAGGAATCCACAACTATGAAAGATGAG GTCAAAGATATAATGCATCGTTTATATAAAGCAACAAAGAGCAGTCTTAGAAGCATTGCGCCAAAAGAGATAAAGCTACTCAAGCATTTGCTGAACATCACTGATCCTGAAGAGCGATTCTCAGCATTGGCAACTGCTTTCTCTCCGGGTGATGAACATGAAGCCAAGGACCCTAATGCACTTTACAC TACTCCCAAAGAGCTGCACAAATGGATTAAGATAATGCTTGATGCTTACAATCTCAGTAAGGAAGACACTGACATTAGAGAAGTCAAACACTTGACTCAGCCTGTGGTTATACAGAGGTTGTTCATCCTCAAGGAAACTATAGAAGAAGAATACTTGGAAAGTAGCAGGTTTCAAGACTCTAAAACAGAAGGGACCACAAAATCAGAGGAGCTGTGA
- the LOC142623817 gene encoding uncharacterized protein At4g37920-like isoform X2 — translation MERHCELLKEIQDSPTDINAIVARRRKDFTGEFFRYLTLLSETSDSLEDRDAVARLGARCLSAVSAYDNTLDYVDTLEVAQAKFDNILDSPSVDVACEKIKSLAKAKELDSSLILLINSAWASAKESTTMKDEVKDIMHRLYKATKSSLRSIAPKEIKLLKHLLNITDPEERFSALATAFSPGDEHEAKDPNALYTTPKELHKWIKIMLDAYNLSKEDTDIREVKHLTQPVVIQRLFILKETIEEEYLESSRFQDSKTEGTTKSEEL, via the exons ATGGAACGTCATTGTGAACTTCTGAAGGAGATCCAAGATAGCCCAACTGACATTAATGCCATTGTTGCACGGCGGCGCAAAGACTTCACAGGGGAATTTTTTCGCTACCTCACTCTACTGTCGGAGACTTCTGACAGTTTGGAGGACCGTGATG CCGTGGCAAGACTGGGGGCCAGATGCTTGTCTGCTGTCAGTGCTTATGATAATACACTGGATTATGTGGATACGTTAGAGGTTGCTCAGGCCAAATTTGATAATATCCTCGACTCTCCTTCAGTGGATGTGGCATGTGAGAAGATTAAAAGCCTTGCCAAGGCAAAGGAGCTAGATTCCTCATTGATCTTGTTGATAAACAGTGCTTGGGCTTCTGCAAAGGAATCCACAACTATGAAAGATGAG GTCAAAGATATAATGCATCGTTTATATAAAGCAACAAAGAGCAGTCTTAGAAGCATTGCGCCAAAAGAGATAAAGCTACTCAAGCATTTGCTGAACATCACTGATCCTGAAGAGCGATTCTCAGCATTGGCAACTGCTTTCTCTCCGGGTGATGAACATGAAGCCAAGGACCCTAATGCACTTTACAC TACTCCCAAAGAGCTGCACAAATGGATTAAGATAATGCTTGATGCTTACAATCTCAGTAAGGAAGACACTGACATTAGAGAAGTCAAACACTTGACTCAGCCTGTGGTTATACAGAGGTTGTTCATCCTCAAGGAAACTATAGAAGAAGAATACTTGGAAAGTAGCAGGTTTCAAGACTCTAAAACAGAAGGGACCACAAAATCAGAGGAGCTGTGA